In Mycolicibacterium aubagnense, the DNA window TACAGCACACCGGCGATGAGCCCCGCCGGCACCGCCGCCTTCGTGCCGAGCAGCCGCACGAGCGCGACCCCGAAGACCAAGATGAGCAGCGACACCGCCAGCACGCTCCAGTGCATGTGCCGGCCCGGCACCGTGCTGCCGAGCTCACCGGCGCTGAAGCCCAGAACACAAAGTGCCGCAAGGACTGTGGCGATGGCGGCCCAGTCCCGGGCACGCAGTCGCACGTTGAGAACCACAACGCTGAGGACGGCCGTCACCGCGAGATTGGCACTCATGATGGTCTGCGAAAGAAACAGCGGGATCAGCCGCGCCGACACCAGGCTGCCGAGGAACCCCAGCCCGTCCAACGCCATGCCGGCGAGGAAAAGCGGCGCCAGCATCGCCGTGATCGTCGAACGCAGTGTGGGGCCGGTTTCGATAGCCTCGCCGGCTTCGCCAACCGACTTGCGTGCGGCGTGCGACTGCAGGACCGAAGCGGTGCCGTAACTGAAACAGGCAACCAGAGCCGCGATGACGCCGATCAGCATTGGGCAGCTCCAATTCGGTCCAACCGACCGCCCCGACGATTGCCAGACATCGGCCAATTGTATGGAGCCGGCTGCAGTCGGCATTCACATGGACCAGACGCCGGCGACCATCGCGGACGGAAATCGAGACCTGGCAGAGACACAAGACATAGCTCATCCACAACGTGCTGACGTTCCATGATCAGACGGCTCGACAGCGTCGAGCGGTCCGGTCCGCCCCACGGTCCGGGCTGTCAGATGCGCTTTCGCGCAGGTCCGAGAATGGAGACGATCGACAGTGAAATCCACCAAGATGATCGCCGGCATGGCGATCGCCGGCAGCCTCGCCGCCGGCACCATCGCGCTGGGCACCGGTGTTGCCAGCGCCGACGCGGGGTTCGGCAACACCCCGTTACCGTCCGATTGGGGACCACCACCGCCGCCACCGCCCGGCCCTGGGTGGGGTCCACCACCGCCGCGCGACCACGACTGGGGGCCACCACCGCCGCGCGACCACGACTGGGGACCGCCGCCACCCCAGGATGGCGGCTGGGGTCCGCCGCCACCCCAGGATGGCGGCTGGGGTCCGCCACCTCCCCAGGACGGAAACCCGCCGGGCACCTGGAACGGTGGCTGGGAACCTGACGGCGGTGTGTGTTTGTTCGGCGCCTGCATCTAGCCAGGAACGAAAGCCGTTGCCTAACAGGCACACAGGCTGGACCTAGCTTAGAGAACCACAATGGCTACAGACCGAGAAACAGCGAGCACCGCAATTATCGCGGCGTTCACCTGAGTCGAGGAATGGGATAGCTATGAAATCGATAAAGCTCATTGTTGGCTTGGCCGTCGCCAGCGGGGTCGCTGCCGGCGCCGTCGGACTGGGTATCGGTACGGCCAGCGCAGATACGGGCATGGCTCCGGTCCCGGCCCGCTGGGGTCACGACCACGGCTGGGACGGCGACGGTGGCCCCGGCTGGGGTCCGCCGCCTCCTCCGGCGTGGGGCTGGAGCCCGCCTGGCACGTGGAACGGTGGCTGGGAACCTGACGGCGGATTCTGCGTCTTCGCCGCCTGCATCTAGTCGGATTCGGGGTGCGGGGCGGGTAGCTCAAGCAGCAGGCGCGCCCCACCCAGGGGACTCTGCGCCAAAGACGCTCTGCCACCGTGAAGTTCGGCCTGCTGGGCAACCAGCGCCAAGCCGAGGCCGGAACCCGAATGCGACGCTGTCGAGCCGCGCGCAAAGCGATGGAAGACCGCGTCGCGTTCGTGTTCTGGCACGCCGGTGCCGTTGTCGTCGATGGCGATCTGCACCCCGTCGTGTGAACTGACCGCGGACAGCTGCACGCGCGTGGCGCCACCGTGCTTGACCGCGTTGGCGATCGCGTTGTCGACCACCAGCCGGAGCCCGACGGGCAGTCCGAGCATCAGCACCGTCGCCGACGGCACGAGAGCGACGTTGAGGTCCGGGTACACCCGCACGGCGTCGTGGGCAGCCCGGTCGAGCAGCTCGGTGATGTCGACGGGGACCAGATCGTCGGCGGTGGTCAGTTCGCCCTGTGCCAGCCGCTCCAGAGCCGTCAGCGTCGCCTCGATGCGGCTCTGGGTGCGCATGACGTCACCGATCACCTCGTTGCGCTGCTCCACGCCCAGGTCGAGCGTGGACAGCACTTCGAGGTTGGTGCGCATTGCCGTCAGCGGGGTACGCAGTTCGTGCGAGGCGACCGAGGCGAAGTCGCGAGCCGATTCCAGCGCAGCCTTGGTCCGGGCCTGTTCCTCACCGATGCGGGACAACATGCCCTCGACCGCCTCCGCGATCTCGACGGCCTCCGAGACGCCACGTACGTGCACTTCTTCGGGTTTCGACTGGGCGTTGATCTGCCTTGCCTGCTGGGCGAGCTTGCGGAACGGGTTGATCATGACGAACCACATCGAGCCACCGACGAGGAACGTGCCGAGGATGACGCCGCTGCAGATGGCCAGGATGCGCATGTGCAGTGTGCGGATCTGACTCCGCGCCTCGGCCAATGGTGCCCCGAGCGCGATCGACGCCGACCCCGTCGTGACGGTGCGGACCCGGTACTCGACGCCGTTGATCGTGGTGTTGGCGTACCCGTTCTCGAACTGCGGCAACACGATCTCCGTCGGCATCGAGACCGTCGCCGCGCCGATCCGCACGGTGCGAACCAGCGTGCCCTCGGGTTGGGGCGTGCCCGTGGGGCTCTGCTTGGCGATGCTCAGCAGGGTATTGACGTCGGGCAGGCTGCTCAGAGAGTCAAGCCGCCGGTCGAGCTGGCTGTACTGGTCGTTGGTGACACCGATCCACACCCAGGTACCGATGATCAGCACCGTCGCGACCACCGACAAGGCGGCGACAACGACGATGGCTCGCAACGACAAAGCCGGTATCGGTAATCGCAGCTGCACCAAGTCATCATGCCCGATGCAAAAAAGACTGACGGGGTGCGTGCCCCTGGCACGCACCCCGTCAGTCGAACAGCTGGTGTTACTTGGCGGCAGCGAGAGCCGCGTCGTAGTCCGGTTCCTGGGCGATCTCGGGGACCAGTTCGGTGTACGCCACGTTGCCGTCGGCGCCGATCACCACGATGGCGCGGGCGAGCAGGCCGGCCATGGGGCCGTCGGCGATGGTCACGCCGTAGTCCTCGCCGAAGCTGTCCCGGAACGCCGACGCGGTGGAGACGTTCTCGATGTCCTCGGCGCCGCAGAAGCGCTTCTGGGCGAACGGCAGATCCTTGGACACGTTCACGACGGTGGCGCCGTCGGCCGCAACCCGCTGGTTGAAGGTCCGCACACTGGTGGCACACACCGGGGTGTCGACCGACGGAAAGATGTTGAGCACCACGGCCTTACCGCTGAACTGCTCGTTGGTCACCGGACCCAGGTCAGCTCCGGTCAAAGCGAACGCCGGAGCCGGGGAGCCCACAGCGGGCAGGTCGCCGACGGTGTTGATGGGGTTTCCACGCAGGGTTATCTGTGCCATACCCGACAGTCTGTCAAGACTGCGTCACGCCCGCAGCGCGGGGGTGCTGCTGTGGTGTCTACTGCCATTCGATGATGCGGCTCAGGTACGGATCCATGCCGCTGGTGCGGACTGGGCCGACGGTGACGGACGGCTCGGTGCCCTCGACCATCTGGCCGTTGCCGACGAACATCGCGACGCTCTGCGAACCGGCCGGTCCGTAGAACAGCAGGTCACCCGGCAGTGCCTGGTCCGCAGTGATCTTGCGGCCGACCTTGTACTGCTCGCCCGAAGAACGCGGCAGCTTGATGCCCACGCCGGCGAACGCGTACTGGATCAGACCGGAGGCGTCGAAGCCCGGCGTGGTCGGAACGGGCGTGATGGCACTCGTCGACGGCGTCGGGCCGAACAGACCCGACAGGCCCGGGATGAGGGTGTTGGACTGGGGCGCCGCAACCGGCTGCGTGACACCCGTCGGCTGTAGGCCCACCTGAGGCGCCGGCTGGCTGACCGGGGCCGCCGCGGCCGTCACATTGGCCGGAGGCAGGCTGGGACCGTTGGCGTTGCCGCCGCCGTAGACGAACGGCACCCCGCGCTGCGACAACGCACGCTGGATGACGAAATCGATGGCCTGCCGGTGAGTACCGCCGGTCCAGGTCGCGTTGTCGGCTGACGCGAGGGGCGCCGACACCAGCGGGGCCGCCATCGCGATGGGTGTCGCAAGCAGTGCTGCGCTCGCCATCGTCACAATCATCCGTCGCATGTCGACCACCTCTCTTCGTGCGCCACCGGGGCGCCCGACACCGCGTGCTCTACGCGGGGGTCGCGACCCCTGTGGTCCCTCTCCTCACAAACTTCACTACTGTCACTTTTACCCCACGCGCGCGCCTTATCCCACATAAATGCAGGTCAGCGCGCGATCTTTATCGAAAATGTGATCGAATGGTAATCGGGGCGACGGATCCGGGGCCTGCGCCGCCTCTAGGCTTGCCGCCATGGCAGCGATCCAGACGGTCAATCTGGCGGTCCCACAGCCCAGCCCCGACAAGGATCAGTTGGTCACGGGCATCGACAAGCGCCCGACTTCCGAGCCGGTGCAGGTCCGTCAACCCGGACCCATGCAGGGCGGCCTCGGCAGCGGCCTGGTCGGTGACACCATCGGTGACCAGCAGTTCCACGGCGGCGACGACCAGGCGGTGTACGCCTATGCCCGCGAAGACCTCGATGAGTGGCAGGTACGCCTCGACCGGGAGTTGAGCAACGGCTCATTCGGCGAGAACCTCACCACCACAGGGCTCGACGTGAACCACGCCCTCATCGGCGAACGCTGGCAGATCGGCGACGGCGGCCCACTCCTGGAAGTGAGCCGGCCGCGCATCCCGTGCCGCACCTTTGCCGAGTGGCTCGAAATCCGCGGTTGGGTCAAGACGTTCACCAAGGAAGCCGTACCCGGTGCCTACCTTCGGATCGTGACGCCGGGCGTGCTCCGCGCCGGGGCATCGATCACAGTGGTTTCCCGACCGCCGCACGACGTCACCGTCGCCCTGGTGTTTCGCGCGCTGACCCTCGAACCGGAGCTACTGCCGACCCTGCTGCCCGCCGATGCGTTGCCGGAGATGATCAAAGAACGAATCCGGCAGCGGGCGCACTAGCGTCAATCGCGCAGCACCGCAGCAGCCGCCACTCCGGCGACGACCTCGAGCATCACGATGACGGCCGCCACCGCCGTCCACCCGGCGGCATCGAACGCGATGCCGCCGACCCATCCGATGACACTCGAGCCGGCGTAGTAGGCCAAGTTGTACAGCGAGCCGGCCTGCGCCTTGCCCACCGTGGCCAGCTGGCCCGTCCAGCCCGACGCGGTGGCATGCGCACCGAAGAACCCCGCGGTGGCGATCAGGAGACCGGCGAGGACCGTAAACACGTTGTGGCTCAACGTGATCACCACACCAACGCCCATCACCACGACACTGCCCAGCAGTACCGGACGCCGGCCGTAGCGACTGGCCGCGGCCCCGGCCCACGCCGATGCCCAGGTACCCGCCAGGTAGGCCACGAACACCAGGCTGACGACGGTCTGCGGCAAGCCGAACGGCGCCGCGCTCAGCCGGAAGCCGAGGAAGTTGTACATCGCCACGAATCCGCCCATCAGCAGGAAGCCCTGCAGATAGAGCACCAGCTGCCGGGGGCTACGGAGGTTGGCGGCCAATCGGTGCGCCAGGGAGCCCTCGGATTGCTCGCCGGCCGGGACGAACCCCTGAGGTTCGGGTGCGAGCCGCATGAACCCGACAGCCGCTGCGCTGCAGAGCAATCCGACGACGAACATGGCCCACCGCCAGTCGGTGAGCTCGGCCACCGGTGCCGCGACCAGACGGCCGAGCAACCCGCCGATCGTAGTGCCGGCGACGTAGGTGCCGGCCGCCCGCGCGGCGTGGCCGGCCTCGATCTCCTCAGTCAGGTAGGCCACCGCGATCGCCGGCACTCCCCCGAGTGCCAGACCTTCGGCGAATCGGCCGGCGAGGAGCAGCTGAAACGTCGGCGCGAAAGGCACCAGCAATGCCAAACCCGTTGCCACACAGACCGAATAGGACATCGCACGCACCCGGCCGATCCGGTCGGCCAGCGTCGACCAGCCGATCACGCCCAGCGCCAAGCCGATTGTCGATGCCGACACCATGAGTGCCGATGCCGCCGCGCCGGAACCCAGGCTGCGGGCGATCAACGGTAGGACGGCCTGCGGCGAATACAGCTGCGCGAATGTCGCGACACCGGCGCAGAACAGCGCACCGAGCAGCCTGCGGTAGTCGGTGGATCCACGCACATGGCCGGTCCAGGCAGGCGCTTCAACAGTCACAAGCAGAAGGCTAGAAACGCCCTATTCATGTGTCCAATACATCATTTTTGGTTGACTCATGCACATATCGCATCAAAAGCCCGCCGCGGTCACGAACTCGGCGAATCGCCCTGCGGCAGGAGGCAATTCGCGACCCCGAACCCATGCCATACCGATTTCGCGCTTGACCCGGGTGTCGGACAATGGGATGTACGTCACCGAAGGATCGCCACGACCCGGCCGCGGCACCGGCACCACCGCGACGCCGAAGCCCGCAGCCACCAGGCCCTCCATCGTCGGAATCTCCATGGCTTCGAACGCGATCTCGGGCGTGATGCCACTCTCGGCCCAGACCTGATCGGTCAGCTGACGCAGCCCGAATTCCGCGCCGAGTGCGATGAAGGTCTCGTCGGCCACCTCACCCAAGCGCACGCGCGCCCGCCCGGCCAGGCGGTGATCGGCGGGCACCGCCAGACAGAGCCGTTCGACATACAACACCCGCCACGTGCACGGCACCTGCGCCGGCCGCGGAGAAGTGATCGCGACATCGGCCTGGCCGGTACGCAGCCGCTCCGCAATGTCGTGCGCCGCACCCTGGAACAACTCGAACCGCACGGCCGGCGCCAGCGCCCGGAACTGCCGAAGCGCCTCCGGTACAAACCAATTGGCCGCCGAATGCAGAAAGGCCAACCGCACCAGGCCGCTGTCCGGATCGAGCAGGGCGTCGATCCGGCTGTGCGCGGCATCCATCTCGGCGATGCTGCGGCGGGCATGTTCGAGCATGATCCGGCCGTAGCCGTTCAGCTGAAGACGGCGACCAATGCGATCGAAAAGCGGTGTGCCGACCTGGTTTTCCAAGCGGGCCAAGGCCCGCGACAGCGTCGGTTGGGCAACACCCAGTTCTTCCGCGGCGGCGGTGACGTGCTCGGTTTCAGCCAGGACGACGAACCAGCGGAGTTCGTCGAGGAGCACAAAACGACAGTACCCCGTGGGCCGAACGGCCCACGGGGTACTGGATCAGGTCGTTACCGGATGTCGAACCGGTCGGCGTCCATCACCTTGGCCCACGCCGCGACGAAGTCCTTGACGAACTTCTCCTTGGCGTCATCCTCGGCGTATACCTCGGCCAGCGCCCGCAGCTGCGAGTTCGAGCCGAACAGCAGGTCGACCCGGCTGGCGGTCCACTTCGGTGCGCCGCTGTCACGATCGGTGCCGACGTAGGTGCCGTCATCTGCCGGCGACGGAGCCCACTTGGTGGACATGTCGGTCAGGTTGACGAAGTAGTCGTTGGTCAGGTGACCCACGTTCTGCGTCAGTACGCCGAGGTCCGAACCACCGTGGTTGGCACCGAGCACGCGCAGACCGCCGATCAGCACGGCCATCTCCGGCGCCGACAGACCCAGCAGGTTGGCCCGGTCGATCAGCCGGTACTCGGACGGCAGGGTGTCACCCTTGCCGACGAAGTTCCGGAAGCCGTCGCCCTTGGGCTCGAGGTAGGCGAACGACTCGACGTCGGTCTGATCCTGGCCGGCATCGCCACGGCCCGAGGTGAACGGCACCGCGACGTCGAAACCGGCGTCCTTGATGGCCTTTTCGAGGCCGACGACACCGCCGAGGACCACCAGGTCGGCGAACGACACGCCCGTCGGCGACGCCTGCTGGATCTCCTCGAGCTTGCGGATCACCTGAGCCAGCTCGTCGGGCTCGTTGACCTCCCAGCCGAGCTGCGGCTGCAGCCGTATGCGACCACCGTTTGCACCACCACGCATGTCGCTCGAGCGGAACGAGGCCGCCGCCTTCCACGCGGTGTTCACCAGCTGCTGCACCGACAGGCCCGACTCGGCGATGGCGGTCTTGAGGGTTGCGACATCAGCGGCGGACAGCGTCTTGCCGGCCGGCACGATGTCCTGCCACAGCCAGGTCTGCTTGGGCACCAGCGGACCGAGGTAACGCACGACCGGTCCCATGTCACGGTGCAGCAGCTTGAACCAGGCCTTGGCGTACTCCTCGGCCAGCTCCTCGGGGTGATCCAGCCAGCGGCGGGTGATCTCGCCGTAGATCGGGTCGAACCGCATCGACAGGTCGGTGGTCAGCATCGACGGGTGGGTCTTGCCGGTGCCCTGTGCCATCGGCACCGAGTTGGCCCAGCCGCCGTCCTTGGGCTTCCACTGGTTGGCGCCCGCCGGGCTCTTGGTCAGCTCCCACTCGTTGCCGTAGAGGATCTCCAGGAAGCTGTTGTCCCACTTGGTCGGGGTGTGCGTCCAGGTGACCTCGAGGCCACTGCTGACGGTGTCGTTGCCGAGGCCGGGGTTGGCCCAGCCCAGGCCCATCTGCTCCAGCGGTGCGGCCTCGGGCTCCACGCCGTTCTCGATGTCGGTGGCGCCGTGGGTCTTGCCGAACGTGTGACCACCGACGATCAGGGCCGCGGTCTCGATGTCGTTCATCGCCATGCGCCCGAAGGTCTCACGGATATCGATGGCAGCAGCCAGGTAGTCCGGGTTACCTTCGGGGCCTTCGGGATTGACGTAGATGAGGCCCATGTGGCTGGCGGCCAGCGGGTTCTCCAGCTTGGTGCGGTCGGTTCCCGCGTAGCGGTCCCGCGACCCCAGCCACTCGTGCTCCGAACCCCAGTAGATGTCCTCCTCGGGCTCCCAGAAGTCCGGGCGACCGAACGCGAAGCCCGCCGTCTTGAAGCCCATGTGCTCCATCGCGCGGTTACCGGCGTAGACGATGAGGTCGGACCACGAGATCTTCTTGCCGTACTTCTTCTTGAGCGGCCACAGCAGGCGCCGCGCCTTGTCCAGGCTGACGTTGTCGGGCCAGCTGTTCAGCGGAGCGAATCGCTGCATGCCACGCCCGCCGCCGCCGCGGCCGTCCTCGACCCGGTAGGTGCCGGCGGCGTGCCAGGACATCCGCACGAAAAGTGGGCCGTAGTGGCCGAAGTCGGCCGGCCACCACTCTTGCGAATTGGTCAGCAGCTCGTCGAAATCGCGCTCAAATGCTTCGAAGTCGAGGCTCTGAACGGCCTGTCGGTAGTCGTAGCCCTCGTCGGTCGGATCGATGGCCGGCGGGTTCTTCTGCAGGATCTTCAGGTTGACCGCGCCCGGCCACCAGTCCCGGTTGCTACCACCCTCGACAGGCGGCTTGATGCGCATCGGGCAACCGCTTTCGGCGGGCTCGGTCTGTGCTTCTCCGATCGGAGGGTGAGTTTCCTCAGGCACGGCACTTCCTTTCGAGGGTGGTGAATTGAGCTGCGATCACGGATGTGATCGTGAAGTTGTAGCGGTAGCGCAGTCGGGGCACATGCCCCAGTAGATGACTTCGGCCTCATCGACAACGAAGCCGTCGAGCACGCCGTGACTGTCCGACGGGGTCAGGCAGGGCGTTTCGCCGGTGGCGCAGTCGATGTCGGCGATGGCGCCACAGGAACGGCACACGACGTGGTGGTGGTTGTCCCCCACCCGGGTTTCGTACCGTGCCACCGACCCTGATGGCTGAATGCGCCGGATCAGCCCGGCCGTGGTCAGGGCGGCCAGCACGTCGTAGACCGCTTGACGGGAGACGTCGGGCAGGATGGCGCGAACCGCGTCGAAGACCGTCTCCGTATCGGCGTGCGGCCGCCCGGTCACCGCCTCGAGGACTGCGAGGCGAGGCCGGGTCACACGGAGATCTGCGGAACGCAGCTGCTCCGTGTAATCGGTTGTCACATGATCACTTCTACGCCCTTTTTTGGACTGAGTCAAGACTTCGTAGTGATGTGTGTCACGCGATGTCGCGTTGGAATCCATCCGCCGACCGTCATTCGCGGAGGTCAAAGCCGTTGTTCCGCATACACTTTAGGCGGCCGGCTGCCGGTCCGCAGGGAAATCGCCGGAACCGGCGAATGCCGCCTTTCGGTTCGCCCACGGGCACTGACCCAAAGGCTGAGCGTCTGCACAGAGTTTGCCGACGGCCGCCGAAATCTCGCCGCGGGATTGTTAATCTGCTGCATATGCAACGCAGCGTGACAGGCCCACCGGTTCGCCGGTCGGCTGCCGCGGGAGACCGTCGGGCACCCGCATGACCGCTGCCGGACTGAATCACTACTACTGGCTCACCTCACTACTCGCCGCGCGTGGCCTGCAGACCAGAACATGTCGCGTGATCGCCGCTCTCAACGCCGTGCTCGGTATGGTTCCCGCACTGCTGATATTCAGCCCGGCCGGCCCGCACGGGCCGGTGCGCGAAGCCGTCGCCATCGCCATCGGAGTCTTCGCGCTCGGTGTAGGCGCCGCCTGGCTCCGCCATTCCTGGCCGTCCCAGCGGTTCTCCGCGGTCTCGGTGTCCCTCGGCTCGATCCCGATGAGCGCCGCCTGCCTGATCATGTCCGACCCCATGCTCGGACTCTTGGCCACCAGCGCGTTCATCTTCTCCAGCGGCTACGTGGCGTTCCTGCACCGTCCCAGCGTGCTCGCCGGCCCCTGGACCCTCGGTGGGCTCACCCTGGGATACCTGGCGATTCAGATCGGGTACCACGACCCCGCCCTGGCCGCCTGCGCCGTGCTGATCATCGCGCTGCTCAACGTCTTCGTGTTCGTCACCTGCCGCGTGGCAATCGGGTTGAGCTCCACGGACATCCACCACAGTGAGATCGAGCCGCTGACCGGCATGCTCAACACGGACGGCCTCTATTCACGCGCCGCGAACCTGCTCGCTGCCCGGAACCGGCAGGACGACCGTCACATGGTGCTGGCCGTGGTCAGCATCGACAGCTTTCCCCTGCTGTCGTCCATGTCCGGTCCCCGGCGCGCCAACCGGGCCCGCATCGACGTCAGCCAGGCGTTGCGGGAGACGGTGCGCCGAAACGCGATCGCCGCGCACATCTCCGACAGTGACTTCATCATCGCCGACACCTTCACCACCCCCGACGCGTCGCCGCTGATCGACCGGGTCCAGGGCGCCATGAAGTCCACACCGTCACGGGTGACCGCGAGCATCGGTGTGGTGGTCACCCCCTTGGCCCCGCTGACGGTGCACCCACCCGAGATCGTCATCGACGCGCTGCTGGCCGTGGCAGCGCAGGCCATGGAACGCGCCCGCGAGGACGGCGGCAACGACGTCCGCTACGACGTGCGGGACGACCTGCCGATCAACGAGTAGGCAGTTCCGCCTTGATCCGCGGCGCGATGAGCCCCGCCAGGTAGTCGTGCCCGGCATCGGTGGGGTGCACCCCGTCGGGCGCGATCAGATCCGGACGATCGACGAACCAGCGCTCGGCGATCGGATCGACGAACGTGGCACCGGCCATGCCGGCCTGCATGGCGAGCACGTCGCGGATCTGGAGCACCGCGGGCGGCACGTCGGCCGTCGGCCACGGCGGCCCGATCACCAGCAGCTTGGCACCCGGCGCCGTCGCCCGGGCCAGCATGAACGCGTCGTGCGCCATCGCCGACAGTTGCATGAGGTCGGCGCCCTGGTCGTTGCGCGAACCGAAGAACACCACGAGCGCGTCGTCCGGACGCACGCCCCGCGCGGTCAGGTCCCGGAAGATGCTGCCGTGGTCGCCGCGCACCACGTACCCGGCGCGGCCTTCGGCGGCGACGTCGGCGGCGATCGGGACGCCCCAGGCATCCAGGTTCCGGCCCGCCTGCGCCGCCCAGCTCCGCGGACCCTCTCCACCGAAGTTCGTGCCGTTGGTATACGAATCGCTGATCACCGCGACGCGGTCGGGCGGCGTACCCGGGCGCACGTTCGGATGGGCGTGCGCCGATCCGGGCGCGCTCACCACGGACGACACGCACAGCACAGCTGCCAACAACAAGGTGGTCAGATGACGCACTGCTCTCCCATGATCCAGTCGGTGATTCGCCGTACTCGGTCAGCCCGCCCGTTCAGCGCGCTTGACGTCGTCGTCAGATATCGCCTGCAGTTTACGTTGTCCTGCAACAGCTTTCGAATTGTCCGCGGGGCCGACCATGCGGCGCATCCAGTGCCGCGCCGGTTCTTCGACGTAATGGAACAGCAGCACCGCCCCCGCGAAGGACCCCGCCAGCAGGGCCAGCACGACGAACTTGGTCCCCCAGCTCGGGGACATGTCGATTCGGTACTGCGCCGCGGCCCAGTTCCAGCTCTGGTGCACCAGTTCGTGGACCATGTACAGGCTGAACGAGATCTTGCCGCCGTAGACCATGACCCGGGCCGACAGCAGTGCGGGCAGGGTTCCGGCGCCGACCGACAAAGCCACCACCAGCGGCAGGAAGAAGATGTCGACGAGGCCAAAGTCATCACGGATCGTCGGGACCGGATGCGCGTCGAACCAGTACACGAGGCCCACGATGAGGCCGAGCAGTGCCACTGACAGCACGCCGGCGAGGGTTCGGCCGCGGTCGGTCAGGTTCAGCTTGCGCACCGCGGCGCACGCGAGGGCACCTGCCGTGAACTGCAGGACGATCCGCGGCAGCCAGCTCCAGGGCGTGTAGAACTCGCCGGTCGCGGCCAGGAAGAGCAGCGGCGGCAACGTTGCGGCGAAGGCCAGCCACAGCAGGGCACGCGCCCGGCTGGCCCGGGCGACGCGGAACAGCACGATGACCAACAACCCGAACAGCAGATAGGCCAGCCATTCCGCGCTGATCGACCACGCGGGGCCGTCCCAGCTGGAGTTGTCGAAGAACGGCACCACCCACAGCTGGACCAGGAACAGCTGGCGCAGATAGTTGGGACCGGTGAGGGTGGCCGCAGCCTGCGACGGGAAGTCGCCGACGTTGAGGGTGAAGATGATCCAGGCGACGGCCAGATGCATCGTGACCAGGTAGACCGGCCACACTCGGGCCAGCCGCAACCACAGGAAATGCAGTGTCGCGCGCGTCGACCACGCGGGCCCCATGCGCTCGAGGTAGTTCCACGTCAGCACGAATCCGCTGAGGATGAAGAACAGGTCGACGCCTTGGGCGCCGCAGTCGAGTATCGGGGCGAGGGCCTCGCTCAGCGGCGGAGAAGCCTGACGCAGCAGCGGGCGGAAGTGGAACAACACCACCCACACTGCGGCAACGATGCGCAGGCCGGACAGTGCCTTGATCTCACCGCTCGGCACAACACTCATGACGGGAAAAGGGTAACAGCGGCGGCGACCCGGACCCTGATCGGAAACCTGTGACTTTTCTTGGCGACACTCCCGGCCGCGGGATACCCGCCGGTAATGCACTTCTCTAACACGCGCTCCCAGCAGTAACGCTGCTCACAGATATCTGCCGAGGCAGACGAAAGAGTGGAATATCCCGGCGCCCGAGAGCATTCTGTAGACATGCTAATTAGGCGGAAATTCACAACATCAGCGGTCGCCGCGGTGGCCGCCACAGCAGCGCTAGTTGCCGCTCCGGCGGCGGTGCTGACACTCTCCGGAACCGTGAGCCCGAACCGGACCGTGGTCGCGGACAACACCGGCTATGGCGGCCCCGATGGCCAGGGCGGCGGCGGTGGCTGCGGCAGCGGTGCGAACTGGCAGGGGTGCGGTGGCTGGAACCCATTCACCGGCGGCTTCGGCCACGGC includes these proteins:
- a CDS encoding MFS transporter: MLVTVEAPAWTGHVRGSTDYRRLLGALFCAGVATFAQLYSPQAVLPLIARSLGSGAAASALMVSASTIGLALGVIGWSTLADRIGRVRAMSYSVCVATGLALLVPFAPTFQLLLAGRFAEGLALGGVPAIAVAYLTEEIEAGHAARAAGTYVAGTTIGGLLGRLVAAPVAELTDWRWAMFVVGLLCSAAAVGFMRLAPEPQGFVPAGEQSEGSLAHRLAANLRSPRQLVLYLQGFLLMGGFVAMYNFLGFRLSAAPFGLPQTVVSLVFVAYLAGTWASAWAGAAASRYGRRPVLLGSVVVMGVGVVITLSHNVFTVLAGLLIATAGFFGAHATASGWTGQLATVGKAQAGSLYNLAYYAGSSVIGWVGGIAFDAAGWTAVAAVIVMLEVVAGVAAAAVLRD
- a CDS encoding LysR family transcriptional regulator; translated protein: MLLDELRWFVVLAETEHVTAAAEELGVAQPTLSRALARLENQVGTPLFDRIGRRLQLNGYGRIMLEHARRSIAEMDAAHSRIDALLDPDSGLVRLAFLHSAANWFVPEALRQFRALAPAVRFELFQGAAHDIAERLRTGQADVAITSPRPAQVPCTWRVLYVERLCLAVPADHRLAGRARVRLGEVADETFIALGAEFGLRQLTDQVWAESGITPEIAFEAMEIPTMEGLVAAGFGVAVVPVPRPGRGDPSVTYIPLSDTRVKREIGMAWVRGRELPPAAGRFAEFVTAAGF
- the tpx gene encoding thiol peroxidase, producing the protein MAQITLRGNPINTVGDLPAVGSPAPAFALTGADLGPVTNEQFSGKAVVLNIFPSVDTPVCATSVRTFNQRVAADGATVVNVSKDLPFAQKRFCGAEDIENVSTASAFRDSFGEDYGVTIADGPMAGLLARAIVVIGADGNVAYTELVPEIAQEPDYDAALAAAK
- a CDS encoding MOSC domain-containing protein, giving the protein MAAIQTVNLAVPQPSPDKDQLVTGIDKRPTSEPVQVRQPGPMQGGLGSGLVGDTIGDQQFHGGDDQAVYAYAREDLDEWQVRLDRELSNGSFGENLTTTGLDVNHALIGERWQIGDGGPLLEVSRPRIPCRTFAEWLEIRGWVKTFTKEAVPGAYLRIVTPGVLRAGASITVVSRPPHDVTVALVFRALTLEPELLPTLLPADALPEMIKERIRQRAH
- the ripD gene encoding NlpC/P60 family peptidoglycan-binding protein RipD, producing MRRMIVTMASAALLATPIAMAAPLVSAPLASADNATWTGGTHRQAIDFVIQRALSQRGVPFVYGGGNANGPSLPPANVTAAAAPVSQPAPQVGLQPTGVTQPVAAPQSNTLIPGLSGLFGPTPSTSAITPVPTTPGFDASGLIQYAFAGVGIKLPRSSGEQYKVGRKITADQALPGDLLFYGPAGSQSVAMFVGNGQMVEGTEPSVTVGPVRTSGMDPYLSRIIEWQ
- a CDS encoding sensor histidine kinase; the encoded protein is MQLRLPIPALSLRAIVVVAALSVVATVLIIGTWVWIGVTNDQYSQLDRRLDSLSSLPDVNTLLSIAKQSPTGTPQPEGTLVRTVRIGAATVSMPTEIVLPQFENGYANTTINGVEYRVRTVTTGSASIALGAPLAEARSQIRTLHMRILAICSGVILGTFLVGGSMWFVMINPFRKLAQQARQINAQSKPEEVHVRGVSEAVEIAEAVEGMLSRIGEEQARTKAALESARDFASVASHELRTPLTAMRTNLEVLSTLDLGVEQRNEVIGDVMRTQSRIEATLTALERLAQGELTTADDLVPVDITELLDRAAHDAVRVYPDLNVALVPSATVLMLGLPVGLRLVVDNAIANAVKHGGATRVQLSAVSSHDGVQIAIDDNGTGVPEHERDAVFHRFARGSTASHSGSGLGLALVAQQAELHGGRASLAQSPLGGARLLLELPAPHPESD